The following proteins come from a genomic window of Neofelis nebulosa isolate mNeoNeb1 chromosome 5, mNeoNeb1.pri, whole genome shotgun sequence:
- the GET1 gene encoding guided entry of tail-anchored proteins factor 1 isoform X1, with protein MILELPSFSALKSGRLRFPIGAQATETRGRHCRTCHCRCLPGTLLSLSKEHGHLMSRVLQKDAEQESQMRAEIQGMKQELSTVNMMDEFARYARLERKINKMTDKLKTHVKARTAQLAKIKWVISVAFYILQAALMVSLIWKYYSVPVAVVPSKWITPLDRLVAFPTRVAGGVGITCWILVCNKVVAIVLHPFS; from the exons ATGATTTTGGAATTGCcttcattttctgctttaaaaagtgGCCGCCTCCGTTTCCCTATAGGGGCCCAGGCCACTGAGACGAGGGGCAGACACTGCAGGACCTGCCACTGTAGGTGCCTTCCTGGgaccctcctctccctttccaagGAGCATGGTCACCTA ATGTCCAGGGTGCTGCAGAAGGACGCTGAGCAGGAGTCGCAGATGAGAGCGGAGATCCAGGGTATGAAGCAAGAACTCTCCACCGTCAACATGATGGATGAATTCGCCAGATATGCCAGGCTGGAGAGAAAGATCAACAAGATGACGGATAAGCTCAAAACTCACG tGAAAGCTCGGACAGCCCAATTGGCCAAGATAAAATGGGTTATAAGTGTTGCCTTCTATATATTGCAA GCTGCCCTGATGGTGTCGCTCATTTGGAAATACTACTCTGTCCCTGTGGCCGTGGTACCGAGTAAATGGATAACTCCACTAGACCGCCTGGTAGCCTTTCCTACCAGAGTAGCAG GTGGTGTTGGAATCACCTGTTGGATTTTAGTCTGTAACAAAGTCGTGGCTATTGTGCTGCACCCTTTCAGCTGA
- the GET1 gene encoding guided entry of tail-anchored proteins factor 1 isoform X6 translates to MSRVLQKDAEQESQMRAEIQGMKQELSTVNMMDEFARYARLERKINKMTDKLKTHVKARTAQLAKIKWVISVAFYILQAALMVSLIWKYYSVPVAVVPSKWITPLDRLVAFPTRVAGGVGITCWILVCNKVVAIVLHPFS, encoded by the exons ATGTCCAGGGTGCTGCAGAAGGACGCTGAGCAGGAGTCGCAGATGAGAGCGGAGATCCAGGGTATGAAGCAAGAACTCTCCACCGTCAACATGATGGATGAATTCGCCAGATATGCCAGGCTGGAGAGAAAGATCAACAAGATGACGGATAAGCTCAAAACTCACG tGAAAGCTCGGACAGCCCAATTGGCCAAGATAAAATGGGTTATAAGTGTTGCCTTCTATATATTGCAA GCTGCCCTGATGGTGTCGCTCATTTGGAAATACTACTCTGTCCCTGTGGCCGTGGTACCGAGTAAATGGATAACTCCACTAGACCGCCTGGTAGCCTTTCCTACCAGAGTAGCAG GTGGTGTTGGAATCACCTGTTGGATTTTAGTCTGTAACAAAGTCGTGGCTATTGTGCTGCACCCTTTCAGCTGA
- the GET1 gene encoding guided entry of tail-anchored proteins factor 1 isoform X4 — MILELPSFSALKSGRLRFPIGAQATETRGRHCRTCHCRCLPGTLLSLSKEHGHLMSRVLQKDAEQESQMRAEIQGMKQELSTVNMMDEFARYARLERKINKMTDKLKTHVKARTAQLAKIKWVISVAFYILQAALMVSLIWKYYSVPVAVVPSKWITPLDRLVAFPTRVAESPGACQCLL; from the exons ATGATTTTGGAATTGCcttcattttctgctttaaaaagtgGCCGCCTCCGTTTCCCTATAGGGGCCCAGGCCACTGAGACGAGGGGCAGACACTGCAGGACCTGCCACTGTAGGTGCCTTCCTGGgaccctcctctccctttccaagGAGCATGGTCACCTA ATGTCCAGGGTGCTGCAGAAGGACGCTGAGCAGGAGTCGCAGATGAGAGCGGAGATCCAGGGTATGAAGCAAGAACTCTCCACCGTCAACATGATGGATGAATTCGCCAGATATGCCAGGCTGGAGAGAAAGATCAACAAGATGACGGATAAGCTCAAAACTCACG tGAAAGCTCGGACAGCCCAATTGGCCAAGATAAAATGGGTTATAAGTGTTGCCTTCTATATATTGCAA GCTGCCCTGATGGTGTCGCTCATTTGGAAATACTACTCTGTCCCTGTGGCCGTGGTACCGAGTAAATGGATAACTCCACTAGACCGCCTGGTAGCCTTTCCTACCAGAGTAGCAG
- the GET1 gene encoding guided entry of tail-anchored proteins factor 1 isoform X3: MILELPSFSALKSGRLRFPIGAQATETRGRHCRTCHCRCLPGTLLSLSKEHGHLMSRVLQKDAEQESQMRAEIQGMKQELSTVNMMDEFARYARLERKINKMTDKLKTHVKARTAQLAKIKWVISVAFYILQAALMVSLIWKYYSVPVAVVPSKWITPLDRLVAFPTRVAGKKFASLPVRVILTE; encoded by the exons ATGATTTTGGAATTGCcttcattttctgctttaaaaagtgGCCGCCTCCGTTTCCCTATAGGGGCCCAGGCCACTGAGACGAGGGGCAGACACTGCAGGACCTGCCACTGTAGGTGCCTTCCTGGgaccctcctctccctttccaagGAGCATGGTCACCTA ATGTCCAGGGTGCTGCAGAAGGACGCTGAGCAGGAGTCGCAGATGAGAGCGGAGATCCAGGGTATGAAGCAAGAACTCTCCACCGTCAACATGATGGATGAATTCGCCAGATATGCCAGGCTGGAGAGAAAGATCAACAAGATGACGGATAAGCTCAAAACTCACG tGAAAGCTCGGACAGCCCAATTGGCCAAGATAAAATGGGTTATAAGTGTTGCCTTCTATATATTGCAA GCTGCCCTGATGGTGTCGCTCATTTGGAAATACTACTCTGTCCCTGTGGCCGTGGTACCGAGTAAATGGATAACTCCACTAGACCGCCTGGTAGCCTTTCCTACCAGAGTAGCAG GAAAGAAATTCGCATCATTGCCAGTTCGTGTGATTCTTACTGAATGA
- the GET1 gene encoding guided entry of tail-anchored proteins factor 1 isoform X2, with protein MILELPSFSALKSGRLRFPIGAQATETRGRHCRTCHCRCLPGTLLSLSKEHGHLMSRVLQKDAEQESQMRAEIQGMKQELSTVNMMDEFARYARLERKINKMTDKLKTHVKARTAQLAKIKWVISVAFYILQAALMVSLIWKYYSVPVAVVPSKWITPLDRLVAFPTRVADNKHRTGFTRYRKGYNEK; from the exons ATGATTTTGGAATTGCcttcattttctgctttaaaaagtgGCCGCCTCCGTTTCCCTATAGGGGCCCAGGCCACTGAGACGAGGGGCAGACACTGCAGGACCTGCCACTGTAGGTGCCTTCCTGGgaccctcctctccctttccaagGAGCATGGTCACCTA ATGTCCAGGGTGCTGCAGAAGGACGCTGAGCAGGAGTCGCAGATGAGAGCGGAGATCCAGGGTATGAAGCAAGAACTCTCCACCGTCAACATGATGGATGAATTCGCCAGATATGCCAGGCTGGAGAGAAAGATCAACAAGATGACGGATAAGCTCAAAACTCACG tGAAAGCTCGGACAGCCCAATTGGCCAAGATAAAATGGGTTATAAGTGTTGCCTTCTATATATTGCAA GCTGCCCTGATGGTGTCGCTCATTTGGAAATACTACTCTGTCCCTGTGGCCGTGGTACCGAGTAAATGGATAACTCCACTAGACCGCCTGGTAGCCTTTCCTACCAGAGTAGCAG ataataaacatCGTACTGGATTCACGAGATACAGAAAGGGATACAATGAAAAGTAG
- the GET1 gene encoding guided entry of tail-anchored proteins factor 1 isoform X5 — MSAAEADRWAWLLVLSFVFGCNVLRILLPSFSSFMSRVLQKDAEQESQMRAEIQGMKQELSTVNMMDEFARYARLERKINKMTDKLKTHVKARTAQLAKIKWVISVAFYILQAALMVSLIWKYYSVPVAVVPSKWITPLDRLVAFPTRVAGGVGITCWILVCNKVVAIVLHPFS, encoded by the exons ATGAGCGCGGCGGAGGCCGACCGCTGGGCGTGGCTGCTGGTGCTCAGCTTCGTGTTTGGGTGCAATGTTCTCAGGATTCTCCTCCCGTCCTTCTCCTCCTTC ATGTCCAGGGTGCTGCAGAAGGACGCTGAGCAGGAGTCGCAGATGAGAGCGGAGATCCAGGGTATGAAGCAAGAACTCTCCACCGTCAACATGATGGATGAATTCGCCAGATATGCCAGGCTGGAGAGAAAGATCAACAAGATGACGGATAAGCTCAAAACTCACG tGAAAGCTCGGACAGCCCAATTGGCCAAGATAAAATGGGTTATAAGTGTTGCCTTCTATATATTGCAA GCTGCCCTGATGGTGTCGCTCATTTGGAAATACTACTCTGTCCCTGTGGCCGTGGTACCGAGTAAATGGATAACTCCACTAGACCGCCTGGTAGCCTTTCCTACCAGAGTAGCAG GTGGTGTTGGAATCACCTGTTGGATTTTAGTCTGTAACAAAGTCGTGGCTATTGTGCTGCACCCTTTCAGCTGA